From Ictalurus punctatus breed USDA103 chromosome 2, Coco_2.0, whole genome shotgun sequence:
GAACAAACACTGTTGCTTAGTGACAGATATCAGGAATTAGGCTTGTTATTGGcaatattaaatgcaacaaaaaaatacatgttcTCTGAAATGGAAAAGTCTTTAGGAGAGACATGTTTAGTTTTTCAGAAACATGACAATGTTTGTTGTCTTGTGAACTTCAAGAGAGGTAAAAATACAGAACCTGGTGAAGGAACAGCAGTTGATAGCTGGTATAGtggaacaggaactaacttgtttcacagatgtaaatgtaactataaacagataaaattacaacatgtCATTCTTTGATTAAGAAAAAGTGTAATCATTAGAAATTGCTGTTGTGTAAGAGGAagaaacacttcagaatgtattgttattggaaaacttctgcttcatcacaccaccctgtcgctGATGATTGTcctttaataatttatttatttcaaataatttcagGGAAAGCTTGCTCTATAGTTACAGCATCAAGGTGCATTGCAAAAGCATAGTTTAAACATACACACTAAATGAAAACTTTTATATACCAAAATAGAACAGGgactatgatttttttttctctggttCTGGTTCTCTGGTTCTCCAGgcaactacaaaaaaaaaatctaatagtCCAGGCATGAAATCTGCTTTTCTCAAGTTACCCAAgttactgatttgtccaccgCTGAATTAATATCAGGAAACACATTAAACCCAGATTAAAACTGCTCTTGACGGTCCCATATAACGTGAAATAAatgaagagtgtgtgagtgtgattaaTCCCTGCTCTAAAACCAAAACAGTCACATTCACGTTTCCTTCCATGTTTATCTCAGGTGATGTTGGAGCAGATGCAGGGCCTGCTACACTTGGAGCTTTCGGGCTGCAACGATTTCACCGAGGCAGGCCTGTGGTCGAGTCTGAACGCTCGGCTCACGTCGCTGAGCGTCAGTGACTGCATCAACGTGGCCGATGATGCCGTGGCGGCTATCTCGCAGCTCCTTCCCAATCTGTGCGAGCTGAGTCTGCAGGCGTACCACGTGACTGACACAGCAATGGCCTACTTCACGGCCAAACAGGGCTGCACTACACGTACGCTGCGCCTGCACTCCTGCTGGGAGATCACCAATCATGGCGTGGTGAACATGGTGCACAGCTTGCCCAACCTGACTGCGCTCAGCCTCTCAGGCTGCTCGAAGATCACAGACGACGGTGTGGAGCTCGTGGCCGAGAACCTGCGCAAGCTGCGTAGCCTCGATCTTTCCTGGTGCCCGCGCATCACAGACGCTGCACTCGAGTACATCGCTTGCGATCTGCATAAGCTTGAGGAGCTCGTTCTCGACCGGTATGTGAGACAAAAAtcataaatgtgtttgtgtagaaAATCTTAACCTCAGGAATTGGACTTTAACCCTATGCTCAGATTAGCAAGTGTTCATTTTCTATGTACACGTGCAACATAACAACGTTTTAATTTCAATTGTATGCAAATTAGTTATGCCACTTTAAAgacaacaaatacaaacaaactggTGATTCGAATGATTCCTCGGATCAATCCTATGGCATGTGGGGTTtgacgtttcttcagttccccgctCACAGCTTTAGTTCCTACCTCCAACTAGTTGTATATTAagttgtatatattgtatattgtcaTTAAATGTCTGTAGAGAGattatgaagaaaaagaaatcttgGAAGGAAGTAACAGAGCTCGTCAGTGCTTTTGGTGAGTGCATGCAGCTAGTAGAGTTAGCACTTTAGAAGCTATATACAGCTAGTAGCAACTTGTTGCTTGCTATTTTGAAAATAGGGTCAGTCCTGAAAGGCAGGATCCTTTTAATAATTTGCAATTAAATGACGCTTATGAAAAAAATCCACTCTCGAAACAGAATACCAATAAATATCTGAAGCGATTGTTTTTTGCATGCTGTATAGACAGCAgtggaaaggaaggaaaggcATAATTAATCCTAACATGTGTTTTAGAAATTTGCTCCCGAAGCTCTTtggaacaacaaacaaaatatttatgttCATGCATATTGCATACTAAGATAGTGAACATCTATTTGAGGCACTTGATCCTTCACATAATCTATAATTCATGTTTCCGATATTCCATAGACAACATATTGATAGATAATTAATTGGCACTCGATGGCACCACAGAAAGTTGTTTTTGAAGCAGTTTCTCATATAGTCCAAGTGTATATGAAGAAAATATGGACTTCTATTGAATACAGCCTGAAAGTGACTGAAGTAACTGTGTCATTTTTCGTCTTTAGGTGTGTGAGGATCACAGACACAGGCCTCGGGTACCTCTCTACGATGTCCTCACTTCGCAGTCTCTATTTACGCTGGTGTTGTCAGGTAATTACCGTCTAAACCAACTTAACCCTGTAATTAAAGCGAGGTTCTTTGTGGGTTCTACTACCGGTACTATTTaaatactacttctactatgtttattcatttgggAAATGGATTTTCACAAACtcaaaagcaataaaataaagtcCAGAGCTTGTTACAGATTTGTTGAAGTTTTGAGTATTCACCAACGGAGCTGAGTTAAGTGTTTGTGATGAGGCTTTAATAGTGAGGCTTTTAGACAAATGTGTGGGATTTGTTCATGTGGGCAGAGTTTGAGtaaaacagaggcgtgtctGGCAATGTGATGTAACCACTATAATGTATATCACACTAAAAACATTGTATTGTTGCatcatattacatttgacagcaaagaaaaagcTCATTGAGTCCGCATTTTCTTTCCCTGGATCGTTTTCATGCTTAAAGATTCATACTTGTGGTTAAAGGCAGTCGTCTAGACAATATCCTCCAATGCAAACCACACTAAATGCAAGTGATTTGCATTatataaatgcatgaaaaatcAACTTAAGGAGGTTCAGAACCTGACCCTCAATACAAggaacttccatccatccatccattttctgtaccacttatcctacagagggttGCAGAGGAGCCTgtagcctatctcagggaactcagggcacaaagcaggggacaccctggatggggtgccaatccatggcagggcacaatcgcacacacatttacacactacggacaatttggagatgcaAATGAGACTACagtgcatgcctttggactggggagaacatgcaaactccgcacatacaGGGTGGAGCCaagattcaaacccccaaccctggaggtgcgaagcAAACTGCTAAGCCCAAGCACAAGGACCATTTTCCACATAAGTGGATCAGAGTCTCTTAGACCAACTCTAAGAGATACAGCCCCAAGTAAGGAGAAACAAGTGCAagataatgaaaaaaacatcagaGCAGTTTACAGTAGTATAAAGTGCAAGTACCCAGGAATCCTTCAAACGTTCATCACAAAGCAATAAGTTAAGCTAGTCTTGTCATCATATTTATTGATTCATTGATTCTTAGTAatcgctttatcctggtcagggttgtggttaATCTGGaccctatcctgggaacactggtggtgaggtgggaatacagtACATCTCAGATGGGATGGGAGTTCAgcgcagggcaccatgcacacacacaattacacctTGGGGCAATTTACGGTCACCAGCCATGAACAGGGAGCTTGATTTTAGACTTGAGACCACACACCATTTTATCACTAGCAGACTGTGGATATCAGGCCAGAACCTTGGTCCTCATATGTGCTGAAGAAGTAAAAAGAGGCTGGGTGGGTGTATGTGGGAAGAAGAACTGTCTGCTAATGCCCACCACTTTAGTTTCAAAGAACGCAGCCAGGGATGTGGGTGTTGAAGATGGAAAAGGATTAAGTGGAGGTGTTAAAAGTGGAGAACAGTTTGCATGTATTTCGAGTCTTCCTGTGGTAATCGTTGTTCAGCTGTTgcaagaagagaaggaggataAGAGGATAAAAATCCTGCaccctatctcagggaactaaGGGAACACAGCAGGGGACACTCTGgtcagggtgccaacccattgcagggcacagtcacacacacaatacagacaatttggaaatgccaatcaacttTCAACATatgacttggggaggaaaccagagtactctGAGGAGACCCCCAAAGCACCAGGAGAACATGAAACTCTAGAcatgcagggcagaggcagggTTCAAACTCCCACTCTTGCAGGTGCAAGGTAAATGTACTAAGCTATCATGCCTGCAGCCCTGAATtcatttttccatccatccattttctgttacCAGTTTCTGtgctaacccatcgcagggcacaattgcacacacactcccattcacacactacggacgatTTGgagataccaatcagcctacaaagcatgtctttggactaagGGAGAAAACTAGAATagccagaggaaaccccaaagcacgggaagaacaaACAAACTCCAAGCACAGGGCAGAAGCTGGATTTGTACTAACTAATTTGGCAAACATACTAACCTTTAAGCCACTTTGCTCTCCACCCTGGATCCATTTTTCATCTAAATGATAATATTGGTCtctattgttctctctctcctgtgatTGGCTGTTGGCTCTTGCTAGCCACTGTGTAGTTACACTTCCTTCATTCCTACGGTTTGGGAATTAAACATTCGTACAGGAAGGTATTTATTAGCATGGAATCGGCAATTTAGTAATTGTAATCAAAGTTCAGCAAACAGGAAGACAGCATTAAATGAGTATAATCTATATTCAGAAATTAAGAAAACCAGCGAGGGTCAAAACCAGAAAGTACAACGTGAAACTAAGGCTGCCTACTTATAATCAGATGCAAATCCACTTATTGTTTTGTGTCTTAATATCCAGAACTATAATATAATCTTAAATACATcaaatttgtttttgtaaaagcTAAAATATTCCTGGAATCCGTAGCTCTCAGATGAGGTTGAACTAGCTGTTAGTTTGTCGAGACTCATGCACTCATTTTCTTCCTCTCCAAAGAACAactaaagacttttttttgtttgagatttACATACATGCAGAATGGGCTAGCTCTATGAATGATCTATGATTTCAAAAATGTCTTGATGGCATAGCACCACTTCAGCCTCGTAGGAATAAAACGTATTATTTGTACAGTGCCTACGTTCATAGTGAGCGCCAAATGTTGATCATCTGCtgtcactctggaggcttggtAACGTGATAACTACTGATGAGATTTTGAAACAAGACAAAGGAACAGGACAAACTCATCAACGTGAAGCGCAGAACAGCTGAACACTTTAGAGTAATCAACCAATTACAAGGCAGGGGCAGAGAACAGGGGCAAAACCTGGCATGGGCATTCGGGGCCATAGCACCgaacattttttctttagccctgaataattctccacttggaggaATTTGTCACTACGCAAAtaaacgtcagtaaaagaagatggcggtgttgtaattgtatatcttcagtgaacgaaggcgagaccaatcagatagggtttacaggaaaatacgtggaaatagtcatgtcttattggctgaaagGTCTCAATTCTGCTAGCTCACACAGTaattgtgaggaaaaatggatatatatacgctgttgtttttttaaccagtaaatgggttgaaactgaacacaaacatcctctcatgctgagcaggaaggtgtttaaatgtatatatgggTTCATTAATATGTATaagttacatgaacatgatatgagcagatcataaggacagataatgtactttgcatggcactgtagcaacTAAACCTATACAGTGATAggttagttgtgcctccccttggctagcgacaccaaactaaccTAGTTTCATGTTAaatagccaaaaagttttatattttatctagggctgcaactaacgattattttcataatcaattagttggctgattatttttccgattaatcggatggggcgggggatttatgcattttttttatggatgcacaaaaagtacTGAATAAAACTGCACTcctaaactaataataaaaactcgatttcactgcaccttgtggtttctgttactcgctgcctttagacatattattttacttctgtttacttttcatcataatgttttaattacgCATTACAGATCTTATTCACACTACACTCTGTATCATGGTTTCTACACCGCGCCTGATCAGCAACgcagcctcgttactaacacatcacttccgttataataaacgacagaatctACACGGCAAGTGTGCAAATatagcatataatgacaataaacttaaattaaactaaacctttcaagcagcttgcaccagtttcccctgccccttacacacagtggaacATTTTGGATACAAACATGTTTGTGCTCATGCAGCACTGTTTGATTTCCACGGTGTTTAAAATGACCCCCTGCCTTAGTGGACTTGGTGGTTAGACaatttcttcctcagtcacgtgacgatttcgcctccggctgatggtgactgaggtcatgttgggaataaaaggtaacgctgacagaaagtaacctcaagaaagtcattgttggtgactctgggtgtctgctaatgctagcctGCATATGACTTCATGCaccgtcgactaggaagtggTTTATatttccggttagtaaaaaaaacccactagtgatatatttgagatgatattactattatttctaaaatccacacactagacggtggTGCAGAGTGCAtggtgtaagtgtacagtacttcatttgggacacaactttaggatttactctccaaagcgtgttttctgaacagaaataacataatgagtaaatctTCACCGTGCTGCGCACagaacaactaatcgataatgacattcgttgacaacgattttcataatcgattattatcgattttagcaattagttgttgcagctctaattttATCAGCCTGGTAGTCCTgaaaacagtgataacacccgaaccaagttttatgataaattaaaacttttttgtccaattttcacattttttaattagCCCTTaccagcaagaaaaaaaaaattcatgcaaACGGTCTATTAAAATaggttttaaaaagttttttttttttgatggagaagacgGATAATTAACAGTTCAGCTAACACCCTTGGAGGAAACAGGACTGAAATCAAAACAATGGCACGTGGCGGTGTAAACATAAGCAACAACATGAActcaaaaccaaacaaataagAGCAGCTACCTAGTTAATAGTAACCTAATAAtttcaaaacataaaacaatcgatgtttaaatttttcttttgttaacaAAGCAATATCTTGTGagtatgtgttttattttcaattctgAAACCAAAAAGTCCAACAAAAGTATAAAATGGAAACATGGACcaattataaaaaaatacaggGGATTATAGCAATTAATATCaacgtctgtgtgtgtttgtgtgtgtttgtgtatgtgtgtgtgtaggtgcaggACTTTGGCTTGCAGCACTTGTTTGGTATGAGGAGTCttcgttttctctctctagcAGGTATGGCCGCTTCATTCTTTACATTTGCCaagctttctttgttttttctttctttctttctttcttattataaattttttttcctcactgtcatttgttattatttttttgcttttctcatgttttttttccttttctttcctttttatttgcttttctattttactgtttttttcacatttaatttcacttaattatttttcttcagtttgttttggggtttttttctttccttttgttattcttacttttttccctcttctctcattctttctttctttcattcttttgttttacttttttccattgtttgtttccttttttgtgtttctttgtctGTTTATCTTGCTTTCACTCGCTCTTTCTTGTCttactattttttaaattctttttttctttctctttgcttttcttgtttgtttttcatgccTTCCTTTgttctatttctttctttttcccagtCTTTGTTCCTTCTCCCATTCTTTCATTATTCCTTATTGtcagttatattttatatttatttttgttcagaATTCACTGCAGTAAGTTGCAAGCTGGAACACCAATTCCGAAAACGTTGGGactgtatggaaaatgcaaaaaaacaaacaaacaaaagtgtcatttgaaaattcagttcactctgaactatattgaaaacagattattaacacattattggatgttttactttatgaatttaatttattttttgaaaatatacactcaaaTCTGATTATTGCAACAGTCTGATGGTTGGGACAGTGGGCTGTTTACCACAGTATAACATCAccctttcttttaataacacttattaattGTTTGGGCGCtaaagacaccagttggttaagattagcaagcggaatttccCCCCaatcatccattatgcatttcttcaactgcacaactgtacggggccttcgttgccttattctgcgcttcataatgcactaCACATTcacaatcggagacaggtcaggactgcaggcaggccatgctaacACCCGTAGTCTCTGCttatccaggcagaatgtggtttggcgttttCCTGCTCTgcatggcagcatatgttgctccaatacgtgtacatatctttctgcattaatgttgCACTTTCAGacgtgcaagttacccatgccatggccACTGACACTCTGACACACCCCTATACCATGACAGaggctggcttttggacctgacgctgataacagcttggatggtccttttcctctttggcccggagaacacgacggctgttttgcccaaaaactatttgaaatgttactcgtcggaccacaaaacacgattccactgtgctactgtccatctcagatgagaccgaactcagagaagtcagcggtgctttgacagtgttgatgtatgccttctgctttgcatagtaaagccttcaCTTGCATCtctggatgcagcggcgaatggtgttgacatgacaaaggtttatcaaagaattcccgagcccatgtcaggatatccattacagactcatgactgtctaagacagtgacgtctgagggagaTCACGCGTATTCAGAaatggttttcggccttgccctttacgcaccgagatttgactggattccttgaattttttaattatattgcaCACTGTAGACGGtgaaatgttgttctcaaagtgttggattattcgttgaagcatctgttggcagattggcgagcctcgacccatccttgctcttgaaggactaggccttttttggaggctccttatatgctatgattagacgattgcctcacctgtttcacatcctcttcttatttcaacttgtgacatcactattagtcctaaattgcccctgtcccaacttcttTGGAATGtattgcatgcatcaatttcaaaataaacgtttatcttaaaaaaaactatacagctgattaggtaaaacatcaaataccttgttttttttgtttaaatacaagtcaaaatacatttacaaatcactcctctgttttattagcattttccatactgtcccaactttttcggactTGGGGTTGTATACTACGCTACAGCTTTATTGTGCTTCTGCCTTTTATGTGCAGAATTATGAGCAGGAAGATCAGGACAGAAAGTGGCTCtcatgtgtgcgtgtttgtgtctTTCCCTGCACCAGGCTGCCCCCTGCTGACCACCACAGGCCTCTCAGGCTTGATTCAGTTGCAGGATCTGGAGGAACTGGAGCTGACCAACTGCCCCGGCGCCACAGCCGAACTCTTTAAGTACTACTCCCAGCACCTGCCGCGCTGCATGGTCATCGAGTAGACGATGAAGAGCCTGCATCCTCCTCAGCATCGAAAAAACCTTCCTCCTTCAGACGAACGAAACCAGACTGATGACTAAACCCCCAAAATCATCTTGAAACTCATGAGGGGAATcaacagaaaaggaaaagacagagTCGAAGATGAGGCAgtgcaagaggaaaaaaagtgaAGCTGGTCGGAATGTTCCAGATATTTCCGATGTATTCGCTGGCCTCGGCTGATGTGCGAAAGTGACATGAATGTGAGCAACATGATCCGAGGCGTCAAGCTTCCATCACAACCATCAGCCTCCATACATAAAACATGAACcatgaagtgaaataaaactttttctttcatcttgccatttttttttttcttggagcaaaAATGAACTCCGGAATATCAAGACAAGGAGAAGCTACGAAAAAGGAAGAATGTGAAAGAAACTTTCCCTCTTTGCTATATTTACACTCCGTTTAGTGAAGTCGCCTCTGAGAACATAACAATACTCAAATTATTAGCCGTGATAATAACAGCTgcgtagatttttttttttccgcgtCAGCGCTGCACGCTTCCTTACTTGCTCTTCGTTGTCATGCCGTTCCTCTTGTGTTCCTTCGGaaatcttatttttttaaaccgatATTTTGACGAGGATTACTGTGAAATGACTGCCGGGAACGTTTGGGAATAAAATACGAATCCAGATTTGATGaaggattgttttttttctttctttctttttgttgttgttgttttcggaGGGAGTACTTCACTGTACATACACAGTAGATATTCCATCAAGCTCGGCCATTTTCTGACTTTTGGTGATTTCTGGTGTTGATGTTAGTGATGCAGGTTTTCAGTATCAATCCTCCGCTAACATGAAGACATGAAGACTTGTTGCAATGCAGCTGCTACTGTAGAACCTAAATACGGACAAAATGCATGGTGCAGTTTTCCATCATTTTagactttacttttttttttcccagcacaaaataatatttactcAAATGTACGGATCGACGTGGAAACTGTAGATATTTATAACTCTCAATAACCACAGGCCTGCTTTCAAAACGCTCGTTTTTCAGTCCGGTTTGACAGTTTACACTGCGTCTGTGCCTCTCTCAGGCCATCACCAGGTAcagatactgtatacacacacacatacacacatatatgatgctgaaaaagtttgtaccccccaGCTTGGCTTTCAACACCTGTTACCCAACCTTCATGATGAGATTTTGTGCGATTAAATCCTCTCTAATGTTACTGTAGATAATAAGAGCGTGACgaaatgtaaattaaaagtacgagatatattttttatttctttttttttgaatgagcagcattgaacattttttttaagctcTGAGCATGCTACACTCATGCTGTGTggccaaaaaaatatttatttatttttttctgtttaagtTTCTCACTCAGATGCTTTGTTTCTCGttcttttccctctttctcttgaagtttttctctttttttattttaggttttttctttttctttctcattgtttttctctttgttttagattttctcatttttctttctgttcctgttttcatatttccttattttgttatattttatttttctttctttctttctttctttctttctttcttttgtaatTCTTACTTTTTAAACTTGCTTTGTCATTGCTGATGACACTTTTGGATTTCCGACCAtttttctcttccctttttagtttccccttttttcttttactttctaactcatttcatggttttcttatttttttgttgctattcttactttttaattttctctctcattgtttatctttttgcttttcacatttttctttcttttttttagttgttttttgttattcttacttttttctctttcactccctcATTCTTACTTCCTCTTCCCCCTTTCTCTTCGCTTTTCTCATATTCCTTTCTCTCCCCTCTTCtctattttcttcttcttcttcttttccttttttaatttgtttttctttcacttgcTGACTGTCTTCATCTTCTTTTCGtccatatatttattttatgatcaGAATTTACGCTGGGTTACGAGCAGGAACTACGTTACTGTATGATGAAATAAATGACGCTAcagctttattatttttctgcACAAAATGTGACGattgttaaaaacaaaacaaaacaaaacaaaacaaaaaagacactGTGACCCTGAGGCTTCAGGCACTTAAGGTCATAAACTGCTTTCCCTTAAACCTTTTAAACCTTTGTACTTTTATGACGACTCACCTTggcaaaggtcaaaggtcaaactCGGTACTAAAGCAAAATCGTACAAAACAAACCTGATTCATCTTCAAGCTCTGagattaaaatttatttatgtattttactATGTAAggttaatttatttacttaatgcgtatatttatttatttatttattcactgaaGTGAAGAAGATCTTCTACGGGGTtgcgtggttttttttttttgcgtgatGTGTTTGATTCCAATCAAAGACGAAAGAGCAGGGAACATGAAGAGTTGCTTCTAAACGGCagggtttgatttttttttttttaaatgattttgctttatttttattttttagaaacaAAAAAGCTGACGGTTATTTCTTGTAAGGAGCTACACTGACACATGGTGGAAGAAATTTAGGGAATTGGGAGAGTTTCTGCGCCAAAATGGATGTCCTGAAATGACTTTCCTCCAAAAGAATGTTTTAAGTTAATTTTTGGAGGTTAGCTTGGatctaaaaattttaaaaaacattttattttaaccatgttgcagtatttacacatcCACCAGCTCTCTGTATAGATGAGAACAGATGTTCTGTGGAAGTTCTTCCATTACGCTATCCCTCCgttcaataaaacaaaatacagagaTACTTATTAATATATCGCTGAGGAAGATTCTATAAAAAACTCGGAGATGTTGTATTACacgttaaaaaacaaacaaataatgtaGTTTTCACTGCGAACCAAA
This genomic window contains:
- the fbxl16 gene encoding F-box/LRR-repeat protein 16; the encoded protein is MSTPSELKSPCVTRNGMVKLPPQPNGLGSASITKGTPAAKNRLCQASSVPPSLPYHLEALPMATDARQYAKLERQLALDEKVLNRLLWYFTTAEKCALAQVCKTWRKVLYQPKFWEGVTPVLHAKELYNALANGEKEFVSLQAFALRGFHSFCLVGVSDLDICEFIDNYPLSKKGVKSLSLKRSTITDAGLEVMLEQMQGLLHLELSGCNDFTEAGLWSSLNARLTSLSVSDCINVADDAVAAISQLLPNLCELSLQAYHVTDTAMAYFTAKQGCTTRTLRLHSCWEITNHGVVNMVHSLPNLTALSLSGCSKITDDGVELVAENLRKLRSLDLSWCPRITDAALEYIACDLHKLEELVLDRCVRITDTGLGYLSTMSSLRSLYLRWCCQVQDFGLQHLFGMRSLRFLSLAGCPLLTTTGLSGLIQLQDLEELELTNCPGATAELFKYYSQHLPRCMVIE